A single region of the Grus americana isolate bGruAme1 chromosome 3, bGruAme1.mat, whole genome shotgun sequence genome encodes:
- the C3H6orf226 gene encoding uncharacterized protein C6orf226 homolog: MAPPAPPPRTGGTAHRTPRSRWYRPGRAMERAPAPAAPPPAPSFAEVLQLVRSGRELPGVRRAHASPTGDTPTPSRLPLPTKPWENRSGLARPCSQHSENQEPPWLSTQQPGGSSDIA, translated from the exons ATGGcaccgcccgccccccccccccgcactgGTGGTACGGCCCATCGCACCCCGCGCTCCCGGTGGTACCGCCCCGGCCGCGCTATGGAGcgggccccggccccggccgcgccgccgcccgccccctccTTCGCCgaggtgctgcagctggtgcGGAGCGGGCGGGAACTGCCGGGCGTGCGGCGGGCACACGCATCGCCCACGggagacacccccaccccctcccgcctgccgcTGCCCACCAAGCCCTGGGAGAACCGCTCCGGCCTCGCCAGGCCCT GCAGCCAGCATTCAGAGAACCAAGAACCCCCGTGGCTCTCAACCCAGCAGCCCGGTGGGAGCAGTGATATTGCTTGA